The following coding sequences lie in one Lentilactobacillus sp. SPB1-3 genomic window:
- a CDS encoding peptidoglycan D,D-transpeptidase FtsI family protein, translated as MKLFNRKSSKNKSSKTASLPFRINVIFAIVGVLFIALLTQLAYLQVVSGTKFKAEVNRNDSTVVTGNVQRGMIYDSTGKVLVGNSAHQAITYTKSVNELSSDIYQTASNLGKYVKVPTGTLTPRQLADYYLANNDNLKAVLAKIPNSEQYSADAKYNKALDYVQNHNVKFTAAEKNAAEIYAKMSGAYQLSTTNIKNSGVTSGEIAQVGEHLGELQGVNIGTSWSRNYPDGQSIQGLTGTVSSEKAGLPADEVNQLLAEGYSRNDQVGQSYLEQKYEPVLSGSKSQTQVFLNSQNKITKEVTKYGGQKGDNLQLTINANFQKKLSSLVKSAEEGAGGYSTGTYAVVMNPHNGAIYGMAGVDRDPATQKIRSNDLGNINSSIVMGSVVKGAMVSGALQDGVITPNNSVLVDKPINIGGVTKSSWFNKKGAADISVDAAGALEVSSNSYMMQLAMKEAKFNYVPGGALTMNPSIFTKMRDNFAQFGLGIKTGIDIPGETTGLKGKSDFAHIGSALDLSFGNYDAYTTMQVAQYMSTIANGGYRIQPHIVAAVRGTQKNGKMGAIKDTVTPNVMNYVSMTPAQRALVKRGLYQVVHGSNQYKTGGQLDTIKPEISAKTGTAQTFYNGTETVTLSLASFAPSKDPQVVVALAMPNLGVNAESNNMQLAKQIYSAYWSTVQSKSTVK; from the coding sequence TTGAAATTATTTAATCGTAAGTCTTCAAAAAATAAGAGTTCCAAAACGGCTTCACTACCGTTTCGAATCAATGTGATTTTTGCGATAGTTGGAGTCTTGTTTATTGCTTTATTGACTCAATTAGCGTACTTACAGGTTGTAAGTGGAACTAAGTTTAAGGCAGAAGTAAATCGAAATGATTCCACAGTTGTTACAGGTAATGTTCAACGGGGGATGATTTACGATTCTACTGGTAAGGTTTTGGTTGGTAATTCAGCCCACCAAGCAATCACTTATACTAAGAGTGTGAACGAACTCTCTAGTGATATTTATCAAACGGCTTCCAATCTTGGAAAGTATGTCAAGGTTCCCACCGGAACTTTGACACCTCGTCAGTTAGCTGATTATTACTTGGCTAATAATGATAATTTGAAAGCTGTCTTAGCTAAAATTCCTAACAGCGAACAATACAGTGCCGATGCTAAATACAATAAGGCTTTGGATTATGTCCAAAATCATAATGTTAAATTCACAGCGGCTGAAAAAAATGCTGCTGAAATTTACGCCAAGATGAGCGGTGCATATCAATTATCTACTACTAATATCAAGAACAGTGGCGTTACCAGTGGTGAAATTGCTCAAGTTGGAGAACATTTGGGTGAACTTCAAGGTGTTAATATCGGAACCAGCTGGAGCCGAAATTATCCTGATGGTCAGTCAATTCAAGGACTAACAGGCACGGTTTCAAGTGAAAAAGCTGGTTTGCCTGCCGATGAGGTTAATCAATTACTTGCTGAAGGATACTCTAGAAATGACCAAGTTGGTCAAAGTTACCTGGAACAGAAGTATGAACCAGTTCTAAGTGGTTCTAAATCTCAAACACAAGTTTTCTTGAATAGTCAAAACAAGATTACTAAAGAGGTTACCAAGTATGGTGGTCAAAAGGGTGATAACCTTCAATTGACGATTAACGCCAACTTCCAGAAAAAATTATCTTCATTGGTCAAATCTGCTGAAGAAGGTGCTGGGGGATATTCGACTGGAACATATGCAGTTGTTATGAATCCTCATAATGGTGCAATTTATGGAATGGCCGGGGTTGATAGAGATCCTGCAACTCAAAAGATCAGAAGTAATGATTTGGGTAATATTAACAGTTCCATTGTTATGGGTTCTGTTGTTAAGGGAGCCATGGTTTCTGGAGCTCTTCAGGATGGAGTGATCACACCAAATAATAGTGTGTTAGTTGATAAACCTATTAACATTGGTGGAGTTACTAAGTCTTCATGGTTTAACAAGAAGGGTGCCGCTGATATCTCTGTTGATGCCGCAGGAGCACTAGAAGTTTCTTCTAACTCGTACATGATGCAGTTAGCCATGAAGGAAGCCAAATTTAATTATGTTCCTGGTGGTGCGCTTACCATGAACCCATCTATCTTTACTAAGATGAGAGATAACTTTGCACAATTTGGATTAGGTATTAAAACTGGGATTGATATTCCTGGTGAAACAACTGGTTTGAAAGGTAAAAGTGATTTTGCTCATATTGGTTCTGCCCTTGATTTATCATTTGGTAACTACGATGCTTATACTACAATGCAAGTTGCTCAGTATATGTCAACAATTGCCAATGGTGGTTATCGAATTCAACCACATATCGTAGCCGCAGTTAGAGGAACCCAAAAGAACGGAAAAATGGGTGCAATCAAGGATACAGTGACTCCTAATGTTATGAATTATGTCAGCATGACTCCTGCCCAACGTGCATTGGTTAAACGTGGATTGTATCAAGTGGTCCATGGTAGTAATCAATACAAAACAGGTGGTCAGTTGGATACTATCAAACCTGAAATTTCAGCTAAGACTGGTACTGCTCAAACATTTTATAATGGTACAGAAACAGTTACTTTGAGTTTGGCATCATTTGCTCCATCTAAGGATCCTCAAGTGGTAGTTGCATTGGCAATGCCTAACTTAGGAGTAAACGCTGAAAGTAACAATATGCAGTTAGCTAAGCAAATTTACTCAGCTTACTGGTCAACGGTACAGTCAAAATCAACTGTTAAGTAA
- the rpmG gene encoding 50S ribosomal protein L33, which yields MRVHITMECTECHERTYLSSKNRRNNPDRLELNKYCPRDRKVTLHRETK from the coding sequence ATGCGAGTACACATTACTATGGAATGTACTGAATGCCACGAACGCACATACTTATCAAGCAAGAACCGTCGTAACAACCCAGACCGTTTGGAGCTTAACAAGTATTGCCCTCGTGACCGTAAAGTTACATTACATCGCGAAACTAAGTAA
- a CDS encoding 5-formyltetrahydrofolate cyclo-ligase, with translation MNKKDIRAEVIPILTEYLKTDDGQKNAHNLYLQLFSSPLFKSSQTIGVTLSMAGELDTQPIIDQGNATGKRMVIPRTLPNFKMEFVELNSETSLEKTKFGVSEPINGSVINASDIDLIVVPGLAFAPDGARVGFGAGFYDRYLRNYVGETVSLALKPQYFPVAKWDVTDYDVLIKNIYH, from the coding sequence ATGAACAAGAAAGACATTCGCGCAGAAGTTATCCCGATCCTAACAGAGTATCTAAAAACTGATGATGGGCAGAAGAATGCACATAATCTATATCTGCAGTTGTTTTCTTCGCCTCTATTCAAAAGTAGTCAAACAATCGGAGTGACTTTAAGCATGGCGGGTGAACTTGACACTCAACCAATTATTGATCAAGGCAATGCCACGGGAAAACGGATGGTAATTCCAAGGACTCTGCCCAATTTTAAAATGGAATTTGTTGAACTTAATAGTGAAACAAGCCTTGAGAAGACCAAATTTGGCGTTTCTGAGCCAATAAATGGTTCTGTGATCAATGCAAGCGATATTGATTTAATCGTTGTTCCTGGACTTGCATTCGCTCCTGATGGAGCCCGTGTCGGGTTTGGTGCTGGATTTTATGATCGATATCTGAGAAATTATGTCGGTGAGACAGTTTCGTTAGCTTTAAAACCACAATATTTTCCGGTTGCAAAGTGGGACGTCACCGACTATGATGTTTTGATAAAAAATATATACCATTAA
- a CDS encoding rhomboid family intramembrane serine protease has product MVVVFGIMTLSGGTENPAVLVEFGAKYNPLIVEGQYWRFITPIFIHIGFMHILMNGITLYFIGQYVENIFGHARFFAIFMISGIIGNFASFAFNDGISAGASTAIFGLFGAFLMLGESFQDNPMIVSLARTFLLFVALNIGMDLFVSGIDIAGHIGGLIAGFLSAYIVGVNFDKIPRIKRIISSIMLLFVAGAILYLGFRKNM; this is encoded by the coding sequence ATGGTTGTAGTATTCGGAATCATGACGCTTAGTGGTGGCACAGAAAACCCAGCTGTGTTAGTGGAGTTTGGTGCTAAATATAATCCGTTGATCGTGGAAGGCCAATATTGGCGATTTATTACCCCGATTTTTATTCACATCGGATTCATGCATATATTGATGAACGGAATCACATTGTACTTTATCGGTCAATATGTGGAAAATATTTTCGGACACGCCCGGTTTTTTGCGATTTTTATGATTTCTGGAATTATCGGGAACTTTGCTAGCTTCGCATTTAATGATGGCATATCAGCAGGTGCTAGTACCGCGATATTTGGGCTGTTTGGAGCGTTCTTAATGTTAGGTGAAAGCTTCCAAGATAATCCGATGATCGTGTCGTTAGCACGGACATTTTTGCTGTTTGTTGCGCTTAATATTGGTATGGATTTGTTCGTATCCGGCATCGATATTGCTGGACACATCGGAGGCTTAATTGCCGGCTTCTTAAGCGCATACATTGTTGGCGTGAATTTCGACAAAATTCCCAGAATTAAACGAATTATTTCGTCAATCATGTTATTATTTGTTGCGGGAGCAATTTTATACCTCGGTTTTCGAAAAAACATGTAA
- a CDS encoding YqgQ family protein, translating to MKTLYDVQQLLKKFDIYVYVGKRIWDIEVMALELDHLHEAKLISQNDFLHAKMVLTREHRVEEQKQDKDI from the coding sequence ATGAAAACGCTATATGATGTTCAACAGCTTCTAAAAAAGTTCGATATTTACGTTTACGTTGGAAAAAGAATTTGGGATATTGAAGTTATGGCGTTAGAACTCGACCATCTGCATGAAGCCAAACTTATTTCTCAAAATGATTTTTTGCACGCCAAAATGGTTTTAACTCGAGAACATCGTGTGGAGGAGCAAAAACAAGATAAAGATATCTAG
- a CDS encoding ROK family glucokinase, with amino-acid sequence MAKKLIGIDLGGTTTKFAFLDEQGNVLSKWRIITDITDEGSHIVPNMIKSIEDQMRREDYNSDDFIGIGMGTPGTVNRDEGTVVGAYNLNWKEVQPVRQQISGALKLPIFIDNDANCAALGEFWKGAGNDADDVVFVTLGTGVGGGVVVDGHLAHGINGSAGEIGHICVEKNGFLCTCGKRGCLEQYASATGVVNVAKDTAANFTGHSRIKELIDNDEDITSKLIFFLADNGDILANQIVNRVCSYLGLALSHIGNILNPENIIIGGGVSGAGNTLLQPTTRSFQENAFPSVRDSTRLKLAQLGNDAGVIGAASLALQTKSM; translated from the coding sequence ATGGCAAAGAAATTGATTGGAATCGATTTAGGGGGAACCACAACAAAATTTGCTTTTCTTGATGAACAGGGGAATGTTCTTTCTAAGTGGAGAATCATTACGGACATTACCGATGAAGGGTCACACATTGTTCCAAATATGATCAAATCCATTGAAGATCAAATGAGAAGAGAAGATTATAATTCTGATGATTTCATTGGAATCGGAATGGGTACTCCAGGGACGGTAAATCGTGACGAAGGAACTGTAGTTGGTGCTTACAACCTCAACTGGAAAGAAGTGCAACCGGTTCGTCAGCAAATTAGTGGAGCACTAAAATTGCCAATCTTTATCGACAACGATGCTAACTGTGCAGCTCTTGGTGAATTTTGGAAGGGTGCCGGAAACGACGCGGATGACGTGGTCTTCGTTACTCTTGGTACTGGTGTTGGTGGTGGTGTCGTTGTTGACGGTCACTTAGCCCACGGTATTAATGGTAGTGCCGGAGAAATCGGTCACATCTGTGTTGAGAAGAATGGTTTCTTATGTACTTGTGGTAAACGCGGTTGTTTGGAACAATACGCATCAGCTACTGGTGTTGTAAATGTTGCTAAGGATACTGCTGCTAACTTTACTGGTCATTCACGAATCAAGGAATTGATCGACAATGATGAAGACATTACATCGAAATTGATTTTCTTCTTAGCAGACAATGGTGATATCTTGGCTAACCAAATCGTTAACCGTGTATGTTCATACTTAGGTTTGGCACTTTCACATATTGGTAATATTTTGAACCCAGAAAACATTATCATCGGTGGTGGAGTTTCAGGTGCTGGTAACACTTTGTTACAACCAACGACAAGATCATTCCAAGAAAATGCCTTTCCATCTGTTAGAGATTCAACTAGACTTAAGTTAGCTCAATTAGGTAATGATGCTGGTGTTATTGGTGCCGCATCATTAGCCTTACAAACAAAATCAATGTAA
- a CDS encoding rhodanese-like domain-containing protein yields the protein MNVAAISGSLISWIVLVILLLAWFGYYTFQNYQVRQVATYLSNEEFRKGMRRAQVIDLREKSNFKSGHILGARSLPYSTLRSFYAQIRADLPVYLYDQGRTVSKRAAVLLGKKGYKNIYILKTGYQNWDGKEKKDEI from the coding sequence GTGAATGTTGCTGCAATTAGTGGAAGTTTAATATCGTGGATTGTGTTGGTAATTTTATTATTAGCTTGGTTTGGTTATTATACTTTTCAAAATTATCAGGTTCGACAAGTAGCTACATATTTATCGAATGAAGAGTTCAGAAAGGGTATGCGTCGAGCTCAAGTTATTGATCTACGAGAAAAAAGCAACTTTAAAAGTGGCCATATTCTTGGGGCTAGAAGCCTACCATATTCAACACTTCGTAGTTTTTATGCTCAAATCAGAGCTGATTTACCAGTTTACTTATATGACCAAGGAAGAACGGTTAGTAAGCGAGCTGCAGTTCTCCTAGGTAAAAAAGGTTATAAGAACATTTACATCTTGAAGACTGGTTATCAAAACTGGGACGGTAAAGAGAAAAAAGACGAAATCTAA
- a CDS encoding DUF3042 family protein — protein sequence MKKFTGGLFVGILATLAALFSDLFTFKKTVVDPIEEEEERFDDNRRKAMRKSRSSHQG from the coding sequence ATGAAGAAATTCACAGGTGGTTTATTCGTAGGAATCCTTGCCACATTAGCTGCACTATTCAGTGATCTGTTTACTTTTAAAAAGACTGTCGTAGATCCAATCGAAGAAGAAGAGGAACGTTTCGACGATAATCGCAGAAAAGCAATGCGTAAAAGTCGTTCTTCTCACCAAGGATAA
- the miaA gene encoding tRNA (adenosine(37)-N6)-dimethylallyltransferase MiaA, which produces MHKVLAIVGPTAVGKTQLSIELAKQLNGEIISGDSMQVYRGLDIGTAKIKPEEMQGIPHHLIDICDVNERYTVARFVEDAIEAIKEIEAAGKLPIIVGGTGFYLQALEQGLNLGGNQDVSESPVRQELLAKATEMGYQAMHDWLLKVDPKAAEKIPATNQRRVIRALEVYLQTGERFSEQINNESNLDFKYVTLTADRELLYDRINRRVDIMVEEGLFKEARWLYDQGGRSLSASQGIGYHELFDYFDNQTSKENAIAKVKQDSRHYAKRQLTWFRHKVKSNWYNLIQHENTVDEIIEDAREWLKN; this is translated from the coding sequence ATGCACAAAGTTTTGGCAATCGTTGGACCAACTGCAGTTGGTAAAACTCAACTATCGATAGAGTTAGCAAAACAACTGAATGGTGAAATTATTTCAGGTGATTCAATGCAGGTTTATCGTGGCTTAGATATTGGAACTGCCAAAATAAAACCTGAAGAGATGCAGGGCATCCCTCATCATTTGATTGATATTTGCGATGTCAATGAACGCTATACCGTTGCTAGATTTGTAGAAGATGCAATTGAGGCTATCAAAGAAATCGAAGCTGCTGGTAAGTTGCCAATCATTGTTGGCGGTACTGGATTTTATTTGCAAGCACTTGAACAGGGATTGAACTTAGGTGGCAATCAAGATGTCAGTGAATCACCAGTTCGACAAGAATTACTTGCTAAAGCGACCGAGATGGGTTATCAAGCAATGCATGACTGGCTGCTTAAAGTCGATCCTAAAGCTGCCGAAAAAATACCGGCAACTAATCAAAGACGAGTTATTCGGGCTTTAGAAGTGTATTTGCAGACGGGTGAGAGGTTCTCAGAACAAATTAACAACGAATCCAATCTGGATTTTAAATACGTTACGCTAACTGCTGATAGAGAATTACTATATGACCGCATTAATCGTCGAGTAGATATTATGGTCGAAGAAGGTTTGTTTAAAGAAGCTCGGTGGCTATATGATCAAGGCGGTAGAAGTTTATCAGCTAGTCAGGGGATTGGCTATCACGAATTATTCGATTATTTTGATAACCAAACTTCTAAAGAAAATGCGATTGCCAAAGTTAAACAAGACTCTCGTCATTATGCTAAACGCCAATTAACATGGTTTAGACATAAGGTGAAATCAAATTGGTATAACTTGATTCAACACGAAAATACGGTTGATGAAATCATTGAAGATGCGCGTGAATGGCTGAAAAACTAG
- a CDS encoding MerR family transcriptional regulator — protein MSEKELRRSLSVLPIGTVMKLTDLSARQIRYYEEQGLVMPERNDGNRRMYSLNDIDRILEIKDYLDDGLNISGIKEVYKKQQQLEDEKKNHQDTQLTDSDVRRILEDEFLHISGLMPPSSTFNNQKL, from the coding sequence ATGTCTGAGAAGGAATTACGGCGTTCGCTATCGGTGCTGCCAATCGGAACAGTAATGAAGCTGACTGATTTATCAGCCAGGCAAATTCGTTACTATGAAGAGCAAGGGTTAGTGATGCCCGAGCGAAACGACGGTAACCGGCGAATGTATTCATTAAATGATATTGATCGGATCCTTGAAATTAAGGATTATCTTGACGATGGATTAAACATTTCTGGAATCAAGGAAGTTTACAAAAAGCAACAACAGCTTGAGGACGAAAAGAAAAATCATCAAGATACACAATTGACCGACAGCGATGTTCGGCGAATTTTGGAAGATGAATTTCTACATATTAGTGGACTAATGCCACCTTCTTCCACATTTAATAACCAAAAACTATAA
- the glnA gene encoding type I glutamate--ammonia ligase — protein sequence MATRHDYTKDDIRQMVEDENVKFLRLMFTDLFGTIKNVEVPITQLEKLLDNKLMFDGSSIEGFVRIEESDMYLYPDLSTWMIFPWSSERGKIARVICEVYTPDGKPFAGDPRNNLIRVLEDMKKAGFTSFNIGPEPEFFLFKMNENGEPTLNLNDKGSYFDMAPMDLGENCRREIVLTLEEMGFDVEAAHHEVAPGQHEIDFKYADALTAADNIQTFKLVVKTIARKYGLYATFMPKPLSGINGSGMHLNMSLFTDKGNAFYNESGDLELSKDAYNFLGGLLKHARAFTAICNPIVNSYKRLVPGYEAPVYVAWSGSNRSPLIRIPNARGNSTRLEVRSVDPAANPYLAIACVLEAGLDGLKNEIEPEDSVDRNIYRMDAEERQESHIKNLPDTLHNALKDLATDDVMKNALGTKLYQSFYEAKNLEYDSYRTQVSEWERDQYLELY from the coding sequence ATGGCAACAAGGCATGATTATACTAAAGACGATATTCGACAAATGGTTGAGGATGAAAACGTTAAGTTTCTTCGACTAATGTTTACAGATTTATTCGGAACGATTAAGAACGTTGAAGTACCGATAACTCAATTGGAAAAACTTTTGGACAACAAATTAATGTTTGATGGTTCTTCAATTGAAGGATTTGTCCGCATTGAAGAAAGTGATATGTACCTATATCCTGATCTTTCAACTTGGATGATTTTCCCATGGAGTTCAGAACGAGGCAAAATTGCTCGTGTTATTTGTGAAGTTTATACTCCAGATGGCAAGCCATTCGCTGGTGATCCAAGAAATAACTTGATCCGAGTTCTTGAAGATATGAAGAAAGCTGGTTTTACAAGCTTCAATATTGGACCAGAACCAGAATTCTTCTTGTTCAAGATGAACGAAAACGGTGAACCAACCCTTAACTTGAATGATAAGGGTAGTTACTTCGATATGGCACCAATGGATCTTGGTGAAAATTGTCGTCGTGAAATTGTTTTAACTCTTGAAGAAATGGGCTTTGATGTCGAAGCTGCCCATCATGAAGTTGCCCCTGGTCAACACGAAATTGACTTTAAGTATGCTGATGCCTTAACAGCTGCTGATAACATTCAAACATTCAAATTGGTTGTTAAAACTATTGCTAGAAAATATGGTTTGTATGCAACCTTTATGCCAAAACCACTTAGCGGTATCAATGGTTCAGGTATGCATTTAAACATGTCATTATTCACTGATAAGGGTAATGCCTTCTACAATGAATCAGGAGATTTAGAGTTATCTAAAGATGCTTACAACTTCTTAGGTGGACTTTTGAAGCATGCTAGAGCATTTACAGCCATTTGTAACCCAATCGTTAACTCATACAAGCGTTTGGTTCCTGGTTACGAAGCTCCTGTATATGTTGCGTGGTCAGGTTCTAACCGTTCACCATTGATCAGAATTCCTAATGCCCGTGGTAATTCTACACGACTAGAAGTTAGGAGTGTGGATCCTGCTGCTAACCCATACTTAGCAATTGCTTGTGTTCTTGAAGCTGGCTTAGACGGTCTTAAGAATGAAATTGAACCTGAAGATAGTGTTGACCGTAACATTTATCGAATGGATGCTGAAGAACGCCAAGAAAGTCATATTAAGAACTTACCTGACACATTGCATAATGCACTTAAAGACTTAGCAACTGATGATGTCATGAAGAATGCTTTGGGGACTAAACTTTACCAAAGTTTCTACGAAGCTAAGAATTTGGAATATGATTCATATCGTACCCAAGTTTCTGAGTGGGAAAGAGATCAATATCTCGAATTATACTAA
- a CDS encoding dUTP diphosphatase, whose protein sequence is MDLQQMLSASVYLNRLIDNKKKLHWAPEARVQNAFVALDVELSEVANTSEWFKVWKTHRGKHDENQTPEETLLFEYVDAMDFFLLISNLKNWNHVILNTQPDLAKIATYKREQNLDKQYLIIKKMLFNAFFDRSESAFSHCFRLFIKMGLVDFGFSEDQIEKAFMEKNELNQQRQAEDY, encoded by the coding sequence ATGGATCTACAACAGATGCTAAGTGCTTCAGTGTACTTAAATCGCTTGATCGATAATAAAAAGAAATTGCACTGGGCTCCTGAAGCCAGAGTTCAAAATGCTTTTGTTGCTTTGGATGTTGAATTGTCTGAAGTGGCTAATACTTCTGAATGGTTCAAGGTTTGGAAGACTCATCGGGGTAAACATGATGAGAATCAAACTCCGGAAGAAACTTTGCTGTTTGAGTACGTTGATGCAATGGATTTCTTCTTGTTGATCTCTAATTTAAAGAACTGGAATCACGTGATTTTAAATACGCAACCGGATTTGGCAAAGATTGCTACTTATAAGCGTGAACAAAATCTAGACAAACAGTATTTAATTATCAAAAAGATGTTATTTAATGCATTCTTTGATCGCAGCGAGTCGGCCTTTAGTCATTGCTTTAGACTATTCATTAAAATGGGATTGGTTGATTTTGGCTTTTCTGAAGATCAGATTGAAAAAGCATTTATGGAAAAGAATGAATTAAATCAACAGCGTCAAGCTGAAGATTACTAA
- a CDS encoding TspO/MBR family protein has translation MNDRVKINYLKMIGFIIGVEILGFCSSLLSGNIREIYNGLALPPFSPPGPLFGIVWPILYVLLGISGYLFWIHRNISPTDNWLFWIQLVLNLLWTIIFFNFAWFWIGVLIILTMDGLTIKIIIQLNRGKLVLAKWLMVPYLLWILFATYLAIGVAILN, from the coding sequence ATGAACGATAGAGTAAAGATTAATTATTTAAAAATGATTGGCTTCATCATTGGCGTTGAAATATTAGGATTTTGTTCCTCTTTATTGTCTGGTAACATTCGCGAAATATACAATGGATTGGCTTTACCGCCATTTTCTCCGCCTGGTCCTTTGTTTGGCATCGTATGGCCAATACTATATGTGTTACTTGGAATTTCTGGGTACTTATTTTGGATACATCGAAATATCAGTCCCACTGATAATTGGTTGTTTTGGATTCAACTAGTATTGAACTTACTGTGGACTATCATATTCTTTAACTTCGCTTGGTTTTGGATAGGAGTATTAATAATTCTAACGATGGACGGTTTAACAATTAAAATAATCATCCAGTTAAACCGTGGTAAGTTAGTTTTAGCTAAATGGTTGATGGTGCCATACTTACTATGGATTTTGTTTGCGACATACTTAGCAATTGGAGTGGCAATATTAAACTAA
- a CDS encoding DUF805 domain-containing protein, translating into MVDSYKKFWHNITNFSGTADRPDYWWPIIINYILGGIIVAIIEMSTGHHFMDTQNSPGFDFTIFSDIVIFIVWLGVLSLKVRRLHDTDRSGWWILITIVPLIGNLWFFILTLLPSKPNRWSQP; encoded by the coding sequence ATGGTTGATTCATACAAGAAGTTCTGGCATAACATCACCAATTTTTCTGGAACAGCAGATCGTCCCGACTATTGGTGGCCAATTATTATTAATTATATTTTGGGTGGTATCATTGTTGCTATTATTGAAATGTCCACGGGTCATCACTTTATGGATACTCAAAATTCTCCAGGTTTTGACTTTACTATTTTCTCAGACATTGTCATTTTTATTGTATGGCTTGGTGTTCTGTCTTTGAAGGTTCGCAGATTACACGATACTGATCGTTCTGGGTGGTGGATTTTAATTACGATAGTTCCACTAATTGGAAATCTTTGGTTCTTTATTTTGACCTTATTACCTTCTAAACCAAATCGTTGGAGTCAGCCATAA
- a CDS encoding helix-turn-helix domain-containing protein: protein MNILFSEQLNKLRIAKNLSQDDIAQKLFVPRDAVNRWESGESTPDLDNLVKLSKLLNCSLDELVLGNKEDEHPYYGKMNFWDFAARYWWLLFAIAGFIVWMISYLR, encoded by the coding sequence ATGAATATTTTATTTTCGGAACAATTGAATAAACTGAGAATTGCTAAGAATCTCTCACAAGATGATATTGCGCAAAAATTATTTGTACCTCGTGATGCGGTTAATCGTTGGGAGTCAGGAGAATCAACGCCTGACTTAGATAATCTTGTTAAATTATCGAAACTATTAAATTGCTCACTCGATGAATTAGTTTTAGGAAATAAAGAAGATGAACATCCCTACTACGGCAAAATGAACTTCTGGGATTTCGCCGCACGTTACTGGTGGCTACTCTTTGCAATCGCTGGTTTTATTGTTTGGATGATCTCATATCTAAGATAA
- a CDS encoding DUF805 domain-containing protein, with the protein MVNSYKRFWENILNFSGTSGRADYWWPVIINYVLGGLIIAIINTLLGHPINDIYNLNDLSVNTVARIVSLIVWIGTISVKIRRLHDSDHVGWWILIDLIPLIGTIWFFVLMVLPTRRNRWENK; encoded by the coding sequence ATGGTAAATTCTTATAAAAGATTCTGGGAAAATATTTTAAACTTTTCTGGAACATCAGGTAGAGCTGATTATTGGTGGCCTGTAATTATTAATTATGTATTAGGTGGATTAATTATTGCTATTATCAATACTTTACTAGGTCACCCCATCAATGATATCTATAATCTGAACGATTTATCAGTTAACACTGTTGCTCGCATTGTTTCACTAATCGTTTGGATTGGAACAATTTCAGTTAAAATTAGACGACTACATGATTCTGATCACGTTGGTTGGTGGATTTTAATTGATTTAATTCCCCTTATTGGTACCATTTGGTTCTTCGTTCTGATGGTTCTACCAACTCGTAGAAACCGTTGGGAAAACAAATAA